The sequence TTCGGAATAATAATAGGATTAACATCAGGAGAAAAAATTATAGGTCTTATAAATACAGTTAAATTTATTTTAGGACAAGTTATATTTTTCTCTGTACCACTTGTTATTTTAGGGTTTATAGCACCTGCAATAACAAAAATGAAATCAAATGCGAGTAAAATGTTGTTGACTAT comes from Fusobacterium sp. JB019 and encodes:
- a CDS encoding dicarboxylate/amino acid:cation symporter; the protein is MKKIKDSLIFKLLLGVTFGIIIGLTSGEKIIGLINTVKFILGQVIFFSVPLVILGFIAPAITKMKSNASKMLLT